In Myxococcales bacterium, the following are encoded in one genomic region:
- a CDS encoding PD-(D/E)XK nuclease family protein yields MSAMGEEFWGELRRVHALGGPAGGPGALFAALRRDLVEAHAREHPRGEDEDVARLGAVWERLVESAFREANHFDGLVQELGTALHTDPAAANVDLLELLGRATYEPHHTRVLGALIDPQRAGALGERLLGALLRLVRDAGHEEATELSMAKVRVEEAQTLPGPTSRTIIPDLVVELGEGPSRTLLVLENKIGTVDHDQQLDAYRLWAEETPAARRYLVYLTPRGLAPTAVADTQTHGWRSLSYADLAVAFRAELRAAEPGPWRDVLGLYLGTVMRHVVRRPLDPLPSTREARAALVPYLRAALGRSTDESPPR; encoded by the coding sequence ATGAGCGCCATGGGGGAAGAATTCTGGGGCGAGCTACGCCGCGTGCACGCGCTCGGCGGTCCGGCCGGGGGCCCGGGCGCTCTGTTCGCGGCGCTGCGGCGCGATCTCGTGGAAGCCCACGCGCGAGAGCACCCGCGGGGCGAGGACGAGGACGTCGCGCGACTCGGCGCGGTGTGGGAGCGCCTCGTCGAGAGCGCGTTCCGTGAGGCGAACCACTTCGACGGCCTCGTGCAAGAGCTGGGCACGGCGCTCCACACCGATCCCGCGGCGGCCAACGTCGATCTCCTCGAGCTGCTCGGCCGCGCGACGTACGAGCCGCACCACACGCGCGTGCTCGGGGCGCTGATCGACCCGCAGCGCGCGGGCGCGCTCGGAGAGAGGCTCCTCGGGGCGCTGCTTCGGCTGGTGAGGGACGCCGGCCACGAGGAGGCCACGGAACTGAGCATGGCGAAGGTGAGGGTCGAGGAGGCGCAGACGCTCCCCGGCCCCACGAGCCGCACCATCATCCCCGACCTCGTCGTGGAGCTCGGCGAAGGCCCAAGCAGGACTCTCCTCGTCCTCGAGAACAAGATTGGCACCGTCGACCACGACCAACAGCTCGACGCCTACCGCCTATGGGCCGAGGAGACGCCCGCCGCCCGGCGCTATCTCGTCTACCTGACCCCGCGCGGCTTGGCCCCAACGGCCGTCGCAGATACCCAGACACACGGCTGGCGCTCGCTCTCGTATGCCGACCTCGCGGTCGCGTTTCGAGCGGAGCTCCGCGCCGCCGAGCCAGGTCCGTGGCGCGACGTGCTGGGACTCTACCTCGGCACCGTCATGCGCCACGTGGTGCGCCGCCCGCTCGACCCTCTCCCCTCGACGCGGGAGGCGCGCGCCGCCCTCGTCCCGTACCTCCGCGCCGCCCTCGGCCGCTCCACCGACGAAAGCCCCCCACGATGA